In the genome of Triticum urartu cultivar G1812 chromosome 5, Tu2.1, whole genome shotgun sequence, one region contains:
- the LOC125509597 gene encoding serine carboxypeptidase 1-like isoform X1 translates to MRNTSLCPLILLICVAAWCADASQEARLRELILSKRTSTHSSSNSVDEPRIGATATSGLRAEHSVSDQSDQKDADRIAALPGQPPNGVGFSQYAGYVTVDEMNGRALFYYLVEAVTNAATRPLVLWLNGGPGCSSFGYGAMGELGPFRVNSDNRTLSTNEHAWTNVANVLFLESPAGVGFSYSNTTSDYNKSGDQRTSEDAFLFLVSWFERFPEYKGRSFYISGESYAGHYVPQLAATILSHNTSINLQGILVGNPYLDDNMNTKGVTDFLWGHAVISDEVYANITKSCNFNLSDGSACSDAMAAYDTANTLLFDIYGPVCIDAPDGKYYPSHYVPGYDPCTGYYIDAYLNDPEVQKALHVRTTKWAGCTDLHWKDSSASIVPTLKWLMGHGLHVWLFSGDFDSVCPFTATRYSIHDLGVAVTEPWRPWTANEEVGGYVEAYTGGLVFASVRGAGHQVPYFQPEKALILFSSFLKGTLPLCEKGQ, encoded by the exons ATGAGGAACACTTCCTTGTGTCCCCTCATTCTCCTCATCTGCGTGGCGGCGTGGTGCGCAGATGCGTCGCAGGAGGCTCGGCTCAGAGAGTTGATCCTGTCCAAGAGGACTAGCACCCATAGCAGTAGCAACAGCGTAGATGAACCAAGGATAGGAGCTACTGCCACCAGTGGCCTCCGAGCAGAGCACTCCGTCTCTGACCAGAGCGATCAGAAGGACGCCGACAGGATCGCCGCCCTGCCGGGGCAGCCGCCCAACGGCGTCGGCTTCAGCCAGTACGCAGGCTACGTGACCGTCGATGAGATGAACGGCCGGGCGCTCTTCTACTACCTTGTCGAGGCAGTCACCAACGCGGCGACCAGGCCACTCGTCCTGTGGCTTAACGGAG GTCCAGGATGCTCATCCTTCGGCTACGGAGCAATGGGGGAGCTGGGCCCATTCCGCGTCAACAGCGACAACAGAACCCTCAGCACAAACGAGCACGCCTGGACCAACG TGGCTAACGTGCTCTTCCTCGAATCGCCTGCCGGCGTCGGGTTTTCCTACTCCAACACGACCTCCGACTACAACAAGAGCGGAGACCAGAGGACATCGGAGGACGCGTTCCTCTTCCTCGTCAGCTGGTTCGAGAGGTTCCCGGAGTACAAGGGCCGCTCCTTCTACATCTCCGGGGAGAGCTACGCCGGCCACTACGTGCCGCAGCTGGCAGCCACCATCTTGAGCCACAACACTTCCATAAACCTACAGGGTATTTTG GTGGGCAACCCATATCTTGATGATAACATGAACACAAAAGGGGTGACCGACTTCCTGTGGGGCCATGCGGTGATATCAGATGAGGTGTACGCCAACATCACCAAGAGCTGCAACTTCAATCTGTCGGATGGAAGCGCATGCTCTGACGCCATGGCCGCATATGATACTGCCAACACTCTCCTCTTCGACATTTACGGACCTGTTTGTATCGACGCACCCGACGGAAAATACTACCCCAGCCACTAT GTGCCGGGGTATGATCCATGCACCGGCTACTACATAGATGCTTACCTCAACGATCCTGAGGTGCAAAAGGCTCTGCATGTTAGAACGACCAAGTGGGCGGGCTGCAC GGACTTGCACTGGAAAGATTCGTCGGCGTCCATTGTGCCAACGCTCAAATGGCTCATGGGCCACGGGCTGCATGTGTGGTTGTTCAG CGGCGATTTCGACTCCGTGTGCCCATTTACCGCCACGAGGTACTCCATCCATGACCTTGGTGTCGCCGTCACGGAGCCGTGGCGCCCATGGACCGCGAACGAAGAG GTTGGAGGGTACGTTGAAGCATACACGGGCGGTTTGGTTTTTGCATCTGTGAGGGGCGCTGGTCATCAGGTCCCTTACTTCCAGCCTGAGAAAGCTCTGATATTGTTCAGCTCGTTCCTGAAAGGAACGCTTCCACTCTGTGAAAAGGGGCAGTAG
- the LOC125509597 gene encoding serine carboxypeptidase 1-like isoform X4, whose amino-acid sequence MSKFSCNKHHEGCTKSLAVKQGPGCSSFGYGAMGELGPFRVNSDNRTLSTNEHAWTNVANVLFLESPAGVGFSYSNTTSDYNKSGDQRTSEDAFLFLVSWFERFPEYKGRSFYISGESYAGHYVPQLAATILSHNTSINLQGILVGNPYLDDNMNTKGVTDFLWGHAVISDEVYANITKSCNFNLSDGSACSDAMAAYDTANTLLFDIYGPVCIDAPDGKYYPSHYVPGYDPCTGYYIDAYLNDPEVQKALHVRTTKWAGCTDLHWKDSSASIVPTLKWLMGHGLHVWLFSGDFDSVCPFTATRYSIHDLGVAVTEPWRPWTANEEVGGYVEAYTGGLVFASVRGAGHQVPYFQPEKALILFSSFLKGTLPLCEKGQ is encoded by the exons ATGAGCAAATTCAGCTGCAATAAACACCATGAAGGATGTACAAAGTCTCTAGCAGTCAAACAAG GTCCAGGATGCTCATCCTTCGGCTACGGAGCAATGGGGGAGCTGGGCCCATTCCGCGTCAACAGCGACAACAGAACCCTCAGCACAAACGAGCACGCCTGGACCAACG TGGCTAACGTGCTCTTCCTCGAATCGCCTGCCGGCGTCGGGTTTTCCTACTCCAACACGACCTCCGACTACAACAAGAGCGGAGACCAGAGGACATCGGAGGACGCGTTCCTCTTCCTCGTCAGCTGGTTCGAGAGGTTCCCGGAGTACAAGGGCCGCTCCTTCTACATCTCCGGGGAGAGCTACGCCGGCCACTACGTGCCGCAGCTGGCAGCCACCATCTTGAGCCACAACACTTCCATAAACCTACAGGGTATTTTG GTGGGCAACCCATATCTTGATGATAACATGAACACAAAAGGGGTGACCGACTTCCTGTGGGGCCATGCGGTGATATCAGATGAGGTGTACGCCAACATCACCAAGAGCTGCAACTTCAATCTGTCGGATGGAAGCGCATGCTCTGACGCCATGGCCGCATATGATACTGCCAACACTCTCCTCTTCGACATTTACGGACCTGTTTGTATCGACGCACCCGACGGAAAATACTACCCCAGCCACTAT GTGCCGGGGTATGATCCATGCACCGGCTACTACATAGATGCTTACCTCAACGATCCTGAGGTGCAAAAGGCTCTGCATGTTAGAACGACCAAGTGGGCGGGCTGCAC GGACTTGCACTGGAAAGATTCGTCGGCGTCCATTGTGCCAACGCTCAAATGGCTCATGGGCCACGGGCTGCATGTGTGGTTGTTCAG CGGCGATTTCGACTCCGTGTGCCCATTTACCGCCACGAGGTACTCCATCCATGACCTTGGTGTCGCCGTCACGGAGCCGTGGCGCCCATGGACCGCGAACGAAGAG GTTGGAGGGTACGTTGAAGCATACACGGGCGGTTTGGTTTTTGCATCTGTGAGGGGCGCTGGTCATCAGGTCCCTTACTTCCAGCCTGAGAAAGCTCTGATATTGTTCAGCTCGTTCCTGAAAGGAACGCTTCCACTCTGTGAAAAGGGGCAGTAG
- the LOC125509597 gene encoding serine carboxypeptidase 1-like isoform X2: protein MKMQRCKNRTVVITVCYCSSRRAHRTLEKRQGLLKNKVVGVGDRFAEGKKWTSNSYSTSLWSGKKWKSNYCAAAVFCSSCAKKDEWRSEGPDVLRACCWLLFHCNKHHEGCTKSLAVKQGPGCSSFGYGAMGELGPFRVNSDNRTLSTNEHAWTNVANVLFLESPAGVGFSYSNTTSDYNKSGDQRTSEDAFLFLVSWFERFPEYKGRSFYISGESYAGHYVPQLAATILSHNTSINLQGILVGNPYLDDNMNTKGVTDFLWGHAVISDEVYANITKSCNFNLSDGSACSDAMAAYDTANTLLFDIYGPVCIDAPDGKYYPSHYVPGYDPCTGYYIDAYLNDPEVQKALHVRTTKWAGCTDLHWKDSSASIVPTLKWLMGHGLHVWLFSGDFDSVCPFTATRYSIHDLGVAVTEPWRPWTANEEVGGYVEAYTGGLVFASVRGAGHQVPYFQPEKALILFSSFLKGTLPLCEKGQ, encoded by the exons ATGAAGATGCAAAGGTGCAAAAATAGGACCGTTGTCATCACCGTCTGTTACTGCTCTAGTAGAAGGGCACACCGCACACTCGAGAAGAGGCAAGGACTGCTCAAGAACAAAGTTGTTGGAGTTGGCGACAGATTCGCCGAAGGAAAGAAGTGGACATCAAACTCCTACTCCACCTCCCTGTGGAGCGGAAAGAAATGGAAATCAAACTACTGTGCCGCGGCTGTTTTTTGTTCCTCCTGTGCAAAGAAGGACGAATGGAGGTCAGAGGGACCTGATGTGTTGCGTGCCTGCTGTTGGCTGCTATTCCA CTGCAATAAACACCATGAAGGATGTACAAAGTCTCTAGCAGTCAAACAAG GTCCAGGATGCTCATCCTTCGGCTACGGAGCAATGGGGGAGCTGGGCCCATTCCGCGTCAACAGCGACAACAGAACCCTCAGCACAAACGAGCACGCCTGGACCAACG TGGCTAACGTGCTCTTCCTCGAATCGCCTGCCGGCGTCGGGTTTTCCTACTCCAACACGACCTCCGACTACAACAAGAGCGGAGACCAGAGGACATCGGAGGACGCGTTCCTCTTCCTCGTCAGCTGGTTCGAGAGGTTCCCGGAGTACAAGGGCCGCTCCTTCTACATCTCCGGGGAGAGCTACGCCGGCCACTACGTGCCGCAGCTGGCAGCCACCATCTTGAGCCACAACACTTCCATAAACCTACAGGGTATTTTG GTGGGCAACCCATATCTTGATGATAACATGAACACAAAAGGGGTGACCGACTTCCTGTGGGGCCATGCGGTGATATCAGATGAGGTGTACGCCAACATCACCAAGAGCTGCAACTTCAATCTGTCGGATGGAAGCGCATGCTCTGACGCCATGGCCGCATATGATACTGCCAACACTCTCCTCTTCGACATTTACGGACCTGTTTGTATCGACGCACCCGACGGAAAATACTACCCCAGCCACTAT GTGCCGGGGTATGATCCATGCACCGGCTACTACATAGATGCTTACCTCAACGATCCTGAGGTGCAAAAGGCTCTGCATGTTAGAACGACCAAGTGGGCGGGCTGCAC GGACTTGCACTGGAAAGATTCGTCGGCGTCCATTGTGCCAACGCTCAAATGGCTCATGGGCCACGGGCTGCATGTGTGGTTGTTCAG CGGCGATTTCGACTCCGTGTGCCCATTTACCGCCACGAGGTACTCCATCCATGACCTTGGTGTCGCCGTCACGGAGCCGTGGCGCCCATGGACCGCGAACGAAGAG GTTGGAGGGTACGTTGAAGCATACACGGGCGGTTTGGTTTTTGCATCTGTGAGGGGCGCTGGTCATCAGGTCCCTTACTTCCAGCCTGAGAAAGCTCTGATATTGTTCAGCTCGTTCCTGAAAGGAACGCTTCCACTCTGTGAAAAGGGGCAGTAG
- the LOC125509595 gene encoding serine carboxypeptidase 1-like isoform X1: MIFHKITKSEANMMRHTITFFLLLLLLGTSLTDASQEDQLMRFLESTAKKRQADRASNPNVAEGPDPWADASSFSHLPTRCPIPLAGAKATDKITALPGQPPRVNFDQYAGYVTVNEEYGRELFYYFVEAPYEAASKPLILWLNGGPGCSSLGYGAMMELGPFRVNPDGKTLRRNKHAWNNLANVIFLESPTGVGFSYASNNSDNINKRGDQRTAEDTFVFLLNWLERFPEYKGRDFYIAGESYGGHYVPQLATVITFMNELHHTTFINLRGIFVGNPILDNYKNNEGNLEFLWSHGLISDEIWAGIRANCTFTPKDDLRWCSVLGQAFHIGNIYPRNIYDPRICLPSAREGYLAGYDPCMEYYVEAYLNTGEVQEALHARTNTSWIACPRESPLSVPFHYNPGPVTVVPTIRRLVERGLSVWVYSGDLDSTCSITSTRYSVKDLNLPVTKPWRAWYTPDLEVGGYVQQYEEGFTFASVRGAGHLVPSYQPERALVLLYSFLKGRLPPG, encoded by the exons ATGATCTTTCATAAGATCACGAAGTCAGAGGCAAATATGATGAGGCACACCATTACTTTCTTCCTGTTGCTCCTTCTGCTGGGCACATCACTCACAGATGCCTCACAGGAGGATCAGCTCATGAGGTTCCTCGAGTCCACGGCCAAGAAGAGGCAAGCTGACAGGGCCAGTAATCCAAACGTAGCTGAGGGACCCGACCCATGGGCCGACGCCAGCAGCTTCAGCCACCTGCCCACGCGTTGCCCGATCCCATTGGCGGGCGCCAAGGCGACCGACAAGATCACCGCGCTGCCCGGCCAGCCTCCGCGAGTCAACTTCGACCAGTACGCCGGCTATGTCACGGTGAACGAGGAGTATGGCCGCGAGCTCTTCTACTACTTTGTCGAGGCCCCCTACGAGGCGGCCTCCAAGCCACTCATCCTTTGGCTTAACGGTGGGCCTGGGTGCTCATCGCTGGGGTATGGCGCCATGATGGAGCTCGGCCCGTTCCGAGTGAACCCCGACGGCAAGACTCTGAGGAGGAACAAGCACGCCTGGAACAACC TGGCAAACGTGATCTTTCTGGAGTCGCCAACCGGAGTGGGATTCTCCTACGCGAGCAACAACTCGGATAATATCAACAAGCGGGGCGACCAGAGAACCGCCGAGGACACATTCGTCTTCCTGCTCAACTGGTTGGAGAGGTTCCCCGAGTACAAGGGCCGCGACTTCTACATCGCCGGTGAGAGCTACGGTGGCCACTACGTGCCGCAGCTCGCCACCGTAATCACCTTCATGAACGAGCTCCACCACACCACTTTCATAAACCTCCGCGGCATCTTC GTCGGCAATCCGATCCTTGACAATTACAAGAACAACGAGGGGAATCTGGAGTTTCTATGGAGCCACGGGCTGATCTCCGACGAGATCTGGGCCGGGATCCGTGCTAACTGCACTTTCACCCCGAAAGACGACTTGCGGTGGTGCTCTGTGTTGGGGCAGGCGTTCCACATAGGCAACATCTATCCCCGAAACATATACGACCCGAGGATCTGCCTTCCGTCGGCACGCGAAGGCTAT CTGGCTGGCTATGATCCGTGCATGGAGTACTACGTCGAGGCTTACCTGAACACTGGCGAGGTGCAAGAAGCTCTGCACGCCCGCACCAACACAAGTTGGATAGCTTGCCCAAGAGAAAG TCCTTTAAGCGTCCCCTTCCATTATAACCCCGGCCCAGTTACCGTGGTGCCAACGATCAGGAGGCTAGTCGAACGTGGGTTAAGCGTATGGGTCTATAG TGGCGATTTGGATTCCACATGCTCGATTACCTCGACGAGGTACTCGGTCAAGGATCTCAACTTGCCCGTCACCAAGCCATGGCGCGCTTGGTACACCCCGGACCTCGAG GTTGGAGGCTATGTTCAGCAGTACGAGGAAGGCTTCACGTTTGCATCGGTGAGGGGTGCAGGCCATCTGGTTCCTAGCTATCAGCCAGAGAGAGCCCTTGTTCTTCTCTACTCTTTCCTCAAGGGCAGGCTCCCACCTGGGTGA
- the LOC125509597 gene encoding serine carboxypeptidase 1-like isoform X3, protein MCCVPAVGCYSSSCNKHHEGCTKSLAVKQGPGCSSFGYGAMGELGPFRVNSDNRTLSTNEHAWTNVANVLFLESPAGVGFSYSNTTSDYNKSGDQRTSEDAFLFLVSWFERFPEYKGRSFYISGESYAGHYVPQLAATILSHNTSINLQGILVGNPYLDDNMNTKGVTDFLWGHAVISDEVYANITKSCNFNLSDGSACSDAMAAYDTANTLLFDIYGPVCIDAPDGKYYPSHYVPGYDPCTGYYIDAYLNDPEVQKALHVRTTKWAGCTDLHWKDSSASIVPTLKWLMGHGLHVWLFSGDFDSVCPFTATRYSIHDLGVAVTEPWRPWTANEEVGGYVEAYTGGLVFASVRGAGHQVPYFQPEKALILFSSFLKGTLPLCEKGQ, encoded by the exons ATGTGTTGCGTGCCTGCTGTTGGCTGCTATTCCAGTAG CTGCAATAAACACCATGAAGGATGTACAAAGTCTCTAGCAGTCAAACAAG GTCCAGGATGCTCATCCTTCGGCTACGGAGCAATGGGGGAGCTGGGCCCATTCCGCGTCAACAGCGACAACAGAACCCTCAGCACAAACGAGCACGCCTGGACCAACG TGGCTAACGTGCTCTTCCTCGAATCGCCTGCCGGCGTCGGGTTTTCCTACTCCAACACGACCTCCGACTACAACAAGAGCGGAGACCAGAGGACATCGGAGGACGCGTTCCTCTTCCTCGTCAGCTGGTTCGAGAGGTTCCCGGAGTACAAGGGCCGCTCCTTCTACATCTCCGGGGAGAGCTACGCCGGCCACTACGTGCCGCAGCTGGCAGCCACCATCTTGAGCCACAACACTTCCATAAACCTACAGGGTATTTTG GTGGGCAACCCATATCTTGATGATAACATGAACACAAAAGGGGTGACCGACTTCCTGTGGGGCCATGCGGTGATATCAGATGAGGTGTACGCCAACATCACCAAGAGCTGCAACTTCAATCTGTCGGATGGAAGCGCATGCTCTGACGCCATGGCCGCATATGATACTGCCAACACTCTCCTCTTCGACATTTACGGACCTGTTTGTATCGACGCACCCGACGGAAAATACTACCCCAGCCACTAT GTGCCGGGGTATGATCCATGCACCGGCTACTACATAGATGCTTACCTCAACGATCCTGAGGTGCAAAAGGCTCTGCATGTTAGAACGACCAAGTGGGCGGGCTGCAC GGACTTGCACTGGAAAGATTCGTCGGCGTCCATTGTGCCAACGCTCAAATGGCTCATGGGCCACGGGCTGCATGTGTGGTTGTTCAG CGGCGATTTCGACTCCGTGTGCCCATTTACCGCCACGAGGTACTCCATCCATGACCTTGGTGTCGCCGTCACGGAGCCGTGGCGCCCATGGACCGCGAACGAAGAG GTTGGAGGGTACGTTGAAGCATACACGGGCGGTTTGGTTTTTGCATCTGTGAGGGGCGCTGGTCATCAGGTCCCTTACTTCCAGCCTGAGAAAGCTCTGATATTGTTCAGCTCGTTCCTGAAAGGAACGCTTCCACTCTGTGAAAAGGGGCAGTAG
- the LOC125509595 gene encoding serine carboxypeptidase 1-like isoform X2: MIFHKITKSEANMMRHTITFFLLLLLLGTSLTDASQEDQLMRFLESTAKKRQADRASNPNVAEGPDPWADASSFSHLPTRCPIPLAGAKATDKITALPGQPPRVNFDQYAGYVTVNEEYGRELFYYFVEAPYEAASKPLILWLNGGPGCSSLGYGAMMELGPFRVNPDGKTLRRNKHAWNNLANVIFLESPTGVGFSYASNNSDNINKRGDQRTAEDTFVFLLNWLERFPEYKGRDFYIAGESYGGHYVPQLATVITFMNELHHTTFINLRGIFVGNPILDNYKNNEGNLEFLWSHGLISDEIWAGIRANCTFTPKDDLRWCSVLGQAFHIGNIYPRNIYDPRICLPSAREGYLAGYDPCMEYYVEAYLNTGEVQEALHARTNTSWIACPRESGDLDSTCSITSTRYSVKDLNLPVTKPWRAWYTPDLEVGGYVQQYEEGFTFASVRGAGHLVPSYQPERALVLLYSFLKGRLPPG, encoded by the exons ATGATCTTTCATAAGATCACGAAGTCAGAGGCAAATATGATGAGGCACACCATTACTTTCTTCCTGTTGCTCCTTCTGCTGGGCACATCACTCACAGATGCCTCACAGGAGGATCAGCTCATGAGGTTCCTCGAGTCCACGGCCAAGAAGAGGCAAGCTGACAGGGCCAGTAATCCAAACGTAGCTGAGGGACCCGACCCATGGGCCGACGCCAGCAGCTTCAGCCACCTGCCCACGCGTTGCCCGATCCCATTGGCGGGCGCCAAGGCGACCGACAAGATCACCGCGCTGCCCGGCCAGCCTCCGCGAGTCAACTTCGACCAGTACGCCGGCTATGTCACGGTGAACGAGGAGTATGGCCGCGAGCTCTTCTACTACTTTGTCGAGGCCCCCTACGAGGCGGCCTCCAAGCCACTCATCCTTTGGCTTAACGGTGGGCCTGGGTGCTCATCGCTGGGGTATGGCGCCATGATGGAGCTCGGCCCGTTCCGAGTGAACCCCGACGGCAAGACTCTGAGGAGGAACAAGCACGCCTGGAACAACC TGGCAAACGTGATCTTTCTGGAGTCGCCAACCGGAGTGGGATTCTCCTACGCGAGCAACAACTCGGATAATATCAACAAGCGGGGCGACCAGAGAACCGCCGAGGACACATTCGTCTTCCTGCTCAACTGGTTGGAGAGGTTCCCCGAGTACAAGGGCCGCGACTTCTACATCGCCGGTGAGAGCTACGGTGGCCACTACGTGCCGCAGCTCGCCACCGTAATCACCTTCATGAACGAGCTCCACCACACCACTTTCATAAACCTCCGCGGCATCTTC GTCGGCAATCCGATCCTTGACAATTACAAGAACAACGAGGGGAATCTGGAGTTTCTATGGAGCCACGGGCTGATCTCCGACGAGATCTGGGCCGGGATCCGTGCTAACTGCACTTTCACCCCGAAAGACGACTTGCGGTGGTGCTCTGTGTTGGGGCAGGCGTTCCACATAGGCAACATCTATCCCCGAAACATATACGACCCGAGGATCTGCCTTCCGTCGGCACGCGAAGGCTAT CTGGCTGGCTATGATCCGTGCATGGAGTACTACGTCGAGGCTTACCTGAACACTGGCGAGGTGCAAGAAGCTCTGCACGCCCGCACCAACACAAGTTGGATAGCTTGCCCAAGAGAAAG TGGCGATTTGGATTCCACATGCTCGATTACCTCGACGAGGTACTCGGTCAAGGATCTCAACTTGCCCGTCACCAAGCCATGGCGCGCTTGGTACACCCCGGACCTCGAG GTTGGAGGCTATGTTCAGCAGTACGAGGAAGGCTTCACGTTTGCATCGGTGAGGGGTGCAGGCCATCTGGTTCCTAGCTATCAGCCAGAGAGAGCCCTTGTTCTTCTCTACTCTTTCCTCAAGGGCAGGCTCCCACCTGGGTGA
- the LOC125509595 gene encoding serine carboxypeptidase 1-like isoform X3 produces MRFLESTAKKRQADRASNPNVAEGPDPWADASSFSHLPTRCPIPLAGAKATDKITALPGQPPRVNFDQYAGYVTVNEEYGRELFYYFVEAPYEAASKPLILWLNGGPGCSSLGYGAMMELGPFRVNPDGKTLRRNKHAWNNLANVIFLESPTGVGFSYASNNSDNINKRGDQRTAEDTFVFLLNWLERFPEYKGRDFYIAGESYGGHYVPQLATVITFMNELHHTTFINLRGIFVGNPILDNYKNNEGNLEFLWSHGLISDEIWAGIRANCTFTPKDDLRWCSVLGQAFHIGNIYPRNIYDPRICLPSAREGYLAGYDPCMEYYVEAYLNTGEVQEALHARTNTSWIACPRESPLSVPFHYNPGPVTVVPTIRRLVERGLSVWVYSGDLDSTCSITSTRYSVKDLNLPVTKPWRAWYTPDLEVGGYVQQYEEGFTFASVRGAGHLVPSYQPERALVLLYSFLKGRLPPG; encoded by the exons ATGAGGTTCCTCGAGTCCACGGCCAAGAAGAGGCAAGCTGACAGGGCCAGTAATCCAAACGTAGCTGAGGGACCCGACCCATGGGCCGACGCCAGCAGCTTCAGCCACCTGCCCACGCGTTGCCCGATCCCATTGGCGGGCGCCAAGGCGACCGACAAGATCACCGCGCTGCCCGGCCAGCCTCCGCGAGTCAACTTCGACCAGTACGCCGGCTATGTCACGGTGAACGAGGAGTATGGCCGCGAGCTCTTCTACTACTTTGTCGAGGCCCCCTACGAGGCGGCCTCCAAGCCACTCATCCTTTGGCTTAACGGTGGGCCTGGGTGCTCATCGCTGGGGTATGGCGCCATGATGGAGCTCGGCCCGTTCCGAGTGAACCCCGACGGCAAGACTCTGAGGAGGAACAAGCACGCCTGGAACAACC TGGCAAACGTGATCTTTCTGGAGTCGCCAACCGGAGTGGGATTCTCCTACGCGAGCAACAACTCGGATAATATCAACAAGCGGGGCGACCAGAGAACCGCCGAGGACACATTCGTCTTCCTGCTCAACTGGTTGGAGAGGTTCCCCGAGTACAAGGGCCGCGACTTCTACATCGCCGGTGAGAGCTACGGTGGCCACTACGTGCCGCAGCTCGCCACCGTAATCACCTTCATGAACGAGCTCCACCACACCACTTTCATAAACCTCCGCGGCATCTTC GTCGGCAATCCGATCCTTGACAATTACAAGAACAACGAGGGGAATCTGGAGTTTCTATGGAGCCACGGGCTGATCTCCGACGAGATCTGGGCCGGGATCCGTGCTAACTGCACTTTCACCCCGAAAGACGACTTGCGGTGGTGCTCTGTGTTGGGGCAGGCGTTCCACATAGGCAACATCTATCCCCGAAACATATACGACCCGAGGATCTGCCTTCCGTCGGCACGCGAAGGCTAT CTGGCTGGCTATGATCCGTGCATGGAGTACTACGTCGAGGCTTACCTGAACACTGGCGAGGTGCAAGAAGCTCTGCACGCCCGCACCAACACAAGTTGGATAGCTTGCCCAAGAGAAAG TCCTTTAAGCGTCCCCTTCCATTATAACCCCGGCCCAGTTACCGTGGTGCCAACGATCAGGAGGCTAGTCGAACGTGGGTTAAGCGTATGGGTCTATAG TGGCGATTTGGATTCCACATGCTCGATTACCTCGACGAGGTACTCGGTCAAGGATCTCAACTTGCCCGTCACCAAGCCATGGCGCGCTTGGTACACCCCGGACCTCGAG GTTGGAGGCTATGTTCAGCAGTACGAGGAAGGCTTCACGTTTGCATCGGTGAGGGGTGCAGGCCATCTGGTTCCTAGCTATCAGCCAGAGAGAGCCCTTGTTCTTCTCTACTCTTTCCTCAAGGGCAGGCTCCCACCTGGGTGA